One window from the genome of Synechococcus sp. PROS-7-1 encodes:
- a CDS encoding phosphoketolase, with protein sequence MTVTPFLHLSGSEHLQAPADDELRRLDAYWRAANYLAVGMIYLQDNPLLREPLQPEHIKNRLLGHWGSSPGQAFIWTHANRLINAYDLDMIYMSGPGHGAPGARGPVYIDGSYTERYPDKSLDEAGLKKFFKMFSFPGHIGSHCTAEMPGSIHEGGELGYVLSHAAGSVFDNPELITVACVGDGEAETGPLATSWHINKFINPIKDGAVLPVLHLNGYKIANPTILSRIDHEELESLFRGLGWTPIFVEGSDPMEMHRKMAVAMEQAVLEIRAIQKQARGSGEAFRPRWPMVVLRSPKGWTGPQELDGKKIENFWRAHQVPIGDVKTNPDHLQLLEEWMKSYRPWELFDDNGAVREEIRALSPKGDRRMGSNPHTNGGVLRKDLRFPELRNYEVPVENPGTTEKENTYPLGELIRDLISNNPGGYRLFGPDETASNRLQAVYETTKKAWMANFLPEDLNGSELSRDGAVVEMLSEHTLVGMMDGYLLTGRYGFFHTYEAFAHVVASMYNQHCKWLEHCEEIPWRAPIAPWNCLISSTVWRQDHNGFTHQDPGFMDLAGNKKGSITRVYLPADANSLLAVAEKALTETDVANIIVSDKQKHLQYLTLDEARRHVAKGAGIWHWACNDNCGIDPDEPDVVMASAGDIPTKECLAAIEILRSEIPHLKVRYVNVVKLFAMANPKDHPHGLSDRDFESLFTPDKPVIFNFHGYPWLIHRLTYNRPNHSNFHVRGYKEQGNINTPLELAICNQIDRFNLVIDVIDRVESLGSRAAHVKEQMKDEIHKHRAYAHEHGTDAPEINNWRWSLGRSSCNV encoded by the coding sequence ATGACGGTCACTCCCTTCCTGCATCTCTCAGGCTCTGAACACCTTCAGGCGCCAGCGGATGACGAACTGCGGCGCCTCGATGCCTACTGGCGGGCCGCCAACTATCTGGCGGTGGGAATGATCTATCTGCAGGACAATCCGCTGCTGCGGGAGCCTCTGCAGCCCGAGCACATCAAGAATCGTCTTCTGGGCCACTGGGGCTCCAGCCCAGGCCAGGCCTTCATCTGGACCCACGCCAACCGGCTGATCAACGCCTACGACCTGGACATGATTTACATGTCTGGTCCTGGCCATGGGGCCCCCGGCGCCCGCGGTCCGGTGTACATCGACGGCAGCTACACCGAGCGCTATCCCGACAAGTCCCTGGATGAAGCCGGCCTGAAGAAGTTCTTCAAGATGTTCTCCTTCCCGGGACACATCGGCAGCCACTGCACCGCGGAGATGCCCGGCTCGATTCACGAGGGCGGTGAACTCGGCTACGTGCTCTCCCATGCCGCGGGATCGGTGTTCGATAACCCCGAACTGATCACGGTCGCCTGCGTGGGTGATGGCGAGGCGGAGACCGGCCCACTGGCCACCAGCTGGCACATCAACAAATTCATCAACCCGATCAAAGACGGTGCCGTGCTGCCGGTGCTGCACCTCAACGGCTACAAGATCGCGAACCCCACGATCCTCAGCCGCATCGATCACGAGGAGCTGGAAAGCCTGTTCCGCGGACTGGGCTGGACGCCGATCTTCGTGGAAGGCTCCGATCCCATGGAGATGCACCGCAAGATGGCCGTGGCCATGGAGCAGGCCGTGCTCGAAATCCGGGCCATTCAGAAGCAGGCCCGCGGCAGTGGTGAAGCCTTCCGCCCCCGCTGGCCGATGGTCGTGCTGCGTTCCCCCAAGGGCTGGACCGGTCCGCAGGAACTTGATGGCAAGAAGATCGAAAACTTCTGGCGCGCTCACCAGGTGCCGATCGGTGATGTGAAAACCAATCCCGATCACCTGCAGCTGCTGGAGGAGTGGATGAAGAGCTATCGCCCCTGGGAGCTCTTTGATGACAACGGCGCCGTGCGCGAAGAAATCCGGGCGTTATCCCCCAAAGGTGACCGGCGCATGGGCTCCAACCCCCACACCAACGGTGGGGTGCTGCGCAAAGATCTGCGCTTCCCGGAGCTGCGCAACTACGAAGTGCCCGTGGAGAACCCCGGGACGACGGAAAAAGAGAACACCTACCCCCTGGGTGAACTGATCCGGGATCTGATCAGCAACAACCCCGGCGGCTATCGCCTCTTCGGCCCAGACGAAACGGCCTCCAACCGTCTTCAGGCCGTGTACGAAACCACCAAGAAAGCGTGGATGGCGAATTTCCTGCCTGAAGACCTGAACGGCAGCGAACTATCCCGCGACGGCGCCGTGGTGGAGATGCTCTCCGAGCACACCCTGGTGGGAATGATGGATGGCTACCTGCTCACAGGCCGGTATGGCTTCTTCCACACCTATGAGGCCTTCGCCCACGTGGTGGCCTCGATGTACAACCAGCACTGCAAGTGGCTGGAGCACTGCGAGGAGATTCCCTGGAGAGCGCCGATCGCCCCCTGGAATTGCCTGATCTCCTCCACCGTGTGGCGTCAAGACCACAACGGCTTCACCCACCAGGATCCTGGCTTCATGGATCTGGCGGGCAACAAGAAGGGCAGCATCACCCGCGTGTATCTGCCGGCTGATGCCAACAGCCTGCTGGCAGTGGCCGAAAAGGCCCTCACCGAAACCGATGTGGCCAACATCATCGTGTCAGACAAGCAGAAGCATCTGCAGTACCTCACGCTCGACGAAGCCCGCCGCCATGTCGCCAAAGGTGCCGGCATCTGGCATTGGGCTTGCAACGACAACTGCGGCATCGATCCGGATGAGCCCGATGTGGTGATGGCCTCCGCCGGCGACATTCCCACCAAGGAATGCCTGGCGGCGATCGAGATTCTGCGTTCAGAAATCCCCCATCTCAAGGTTCGCTACGTGAACGTGGTGAAGCTGTTTGCGATGGCTAACCCCAAAGACCATCCCCATGGCCTCAGCGACCGGGACTTCGAGAGCCTGTTCACACCCGACAAGCCGGTGATCTTCAACTTCCATGGCTATCCCTGGCTGATCCACCGCCTCACCTACAACCGCCCGAACCACAGCAACTTCCACGTGCGTGGTTACAAGGAGCAGGGCAACATCAACACCCCGCTCGAGCTAGCCATCTGCAACCAGATCGACCGCTTCAACCTGGTGATCGATGTGATCGACAGGGTGGAGTCCCTCGGATCCCGGGCCGCCCACGTGAAGGAGCAGATGAAGGACGAGATCCACAAGCACCGCGCCTATGCCCATGAGCACGGCACCGATGCACCCGAGATCAACAACTGGCGCTGGAGCCTCGGCCGCAGCTCCTGCAACGTCTGA